Part of the Crossiella cryophila genome, GGCCGTTCGGTGTCCACCGCGCCGCGGGCGGCCAGCAGCGCGGGCCGCAGGAACACCTCGAAGGAGACCAGCGCGCTCACCGGGTTGCCCGGCAGCGAGACCACCGGCACGCCGCGGTACCAGCCCGCGCCCTGCGGCATGCCGGGCTGCATGGCCACCTTGGTGAACTCCACCCCGTGCCCGCTCAGCGCGTCCTTGACCACCTCGTAGGCGCCCGCGCTGACCCCGCCGGAGGTCAGCACCAGGTCCACCGTGGACAGGTGCGGGGCGAGCGCGGCGTGGAAGGCGTCCACGTCATCGGGCACGAACCGGAGCAGCTCCGGCTGCCCGCCCGCCTGGCGCACCGCGGTGGCCAGCATGATCCCGTTGGACTCGTAGATCTCGCCGTGCCGCAGCGCCCGGCCCGGCTCCACCAGCTCTGAACCGGTGGAGAGCACCAGCACCCTCGGCGGCCGGAACACCGGCAGCGCGGACACCCCGACCGCGGCGGCCAGCCCCAGTTCGGCCGCGCCCAGCACCGAGCCCGCGGCCAGCACCCTGGTGCCCGCCAGCACGTCCTCGCCACCGCGGCGGATGTTCATGCCCGCCTTGACCTCGCGGTGCACCCGGACCCTCGGCATGCCGCCGTCGGTCCACTCCACCTGCACCACCGCGTCCGCGCCGGTGGGCACCGGCGCGCCGGTCATGATCCGGTGCGCGGTGCCGCCGAGCAGGGACAGCTCGTCGGTGCGCCCGGCCGGGATGTCCTCGGCGACCAGCAGCTCCACCGGCGCCTCCGGACTGGCCCCGGCCAGCTCGCCGGAGTGCACGGCGTAGCCGTCCATGGCCGAGTTGTCGAAGGGCGGCAGCGCCACCGGGGACAGCAGTTCCTCGGCCAGCACCAGGTCGAGGCAGTCGGCCAGCCCCCGGCGCTCCACCGGGGTGGTGCCCAGCAGCGAGCAGACCCTGGCCTTGTGCGCCTCGACCTCGACCAGGGCTGCGGATGACGTGCTCACGTGCTCATCCTTACCTCCCGGATCTCCATCCGGCGAGCCGCCCGGGGTCTGTTCGTGCCAAACTCGGATCTCGTGCAGGTCCGTACTCGTCACACTCCGTATTTCGGCGTCGCCCGGCTGCTGCTGGCCCCAGGCGAGGTCGTGCTCGCCGAACCGGGCCGGATGGTGGCGACCAGCTACGGCATGGCGATCGACGCCCGCGCCCAGGGCGGTTTCCTGAAATCGCTGACCAGGGCCGCGCTCGGGACCGAGGGCCCGGCGGTGGCGCTCTACACCGCGCCCGCCCAGGGCGGCTGGGTCGATCTCGCGCCGAGCCTGCCCGGCGACCTGCACGTGCTGGAGCTGGACGGCAAGACCGGCTGGTGCCTGAGCCGCACCGCGTGGCTGGCCGCCCCGGCCACCGTGCAGTTCGACCCGGAATGGCCCGGCCTGCAGGCGCTCTTCGGCGGCGAGGGCGGTTTCCTCACCCACGTCCTCGGCCAGGGCCCGCTGGTGCTGGCCGCCTGCGGCGCGCTGGACGTGGTCACGCTCAAGGCGGGCGAGCTGGTCACCATGGATCCAGGGCACGTGCTGGCCTACGCCGACACCGTGCAGGTCCGGCTGCGCGCGGCCACGCACAACGGCAGCCAGTCCATCCGCACCGGCGAGGGCCTGGTGTTCGACTTCGCCGGCCCCGGCGAGGTGCTCGCGCAGAGCCGCGACCCACGTGGGCTGGCGAGCTGGTTGCGTGCTGCCGCAACGGTTTCCCGCGGCTGAGCCGGTTGTTCTGCCGCTGACGCCCGCGGCCGCGCTCCGGTAGCGTTGACAGGGTTCAGCGCGTGGTGGCCGGGAGGATCTCGTGGCTTTAGGCACGGTCAAGTGGTTCAACGCGGAGAAGGGCTACGGCTTCATCGCCACCGACGGCGGAGCCGACGTCTTCGTGCACTACTCCGCCATCCAGATGGACGGCTACCGGTCCCTCAACGAGGGTGACCGGGTCGAGTTCGAGGTCAAAGCCGGACGCGACGGCAGGCAGCAGGCCGAAGAGGTACGCAAGGCCACGTAGCTCGGGGCCAGCGGCTAGGCTGCGCCCTGTGTCGGAAGACCTCACCGGACGCCGTCTCGGCCATTACCGCATCGACGGAGTCATCGGCCGCGGTGGCATGAGCACCATGTACCGGGCCACCGATGTGCGGCTCGGGCGCAAGGTCGCGCTCAAGGTGATCGCCGACCACCTGACCGTGGACGCGGAGTTCCGCGAGCGGTTCGTGGACGAGGCGCGCAACACCTCGGCCATCGACCACTCGCACGTGGTGCCGCTGTACGACTTCGGCGAGACCGACGGCTTCCTCTACATCGCCATGCGCTTCGTCGACGGCGCCGACCTGGCCAGCCTGATCAAGGACGGCCCGATCGCGCCGGTCCGCGCGCTGACGTTGCTGCAGCAGGTCGCCGAGGCACTGGACAACCTGCACGGCAAGGGCCTGGTGCACCTGGACATCAAGCCGGCCAACGTGCTGGTCACCACCCGTGAGTCCTCCGGTGAGCACGTCTACCTGGCCGACTTCGGGCTGACCCGGCGTGGCGCCACCGGCCACCGGACCAGGGGCGGGGACTTCCTCGGCTCGCCGACCTACGCCGCGCCGGAGCACCTGCGCGGCGAGCCGGTCGACCCGCGCACCGACGCCTACTCGCTGGCCTGCGTGCTCTTCGCCTGCCTGACCGGCCGCCCGCCCTACCAGGGCAAGGTGCCCGAGGTGATCCAGGGCCACCTGGCCACCGAGGTGCCCGCGGTGACCGGGCTGGTCGTGCTGCCGCCGGCGATCGACGCGGTGGTGCGGCGCGGCATGTCCAAGGACCCGGCCAAGCGCTTCGCCAACTGCCGGGAACTGATCTCCGCCGCCCGCGGCGCGCTCGCCGCGGTGGCCCAGCAGAGCACCCCGCCGCAGGTCAGGGCCCCTGGCAGTGTTCCGCAGCAGGCCACGCCGACCGGTGCGCACCAGGCGCTGCGGCCGCCGACCGGGCCGGTCCCGGTGCAGCAGCAGCCCGCGCACCCGCCCACCGGGCCCAACCCGGTGCAGCCGCCGCCGGCCTACGCCGTGCCGCAGCCGGGCTACCGGCCGCCCGGCCAGCCAGCCGAGCCGGTGCGGCTGCGGCCGCCGATGGCGGTGGCGCCGACCGCCTTCGGCAACAGCAGCTCCCGGGAGGTCGGCGGACGCTGGCTGATCCCGGTGCTGGCGGTGGCCGCGCTGATCGTGGTCGTCGTTGTGATCGTCCTCGCGGTTGCCTGAGCTGGGCGAACAGCCCGGCGGCTTGCACTCGCTCCGGCCGAGTGCTAAACACGAACTTGGCACTCGCCGACAGTGAGTGCCAGGTCGGGACGGTGAGGCCGTCGGCATCCCCACCACTGGGGCGCTGCCGTCAGGTCGTCCGTCGCGGGCACCGAGCCTGGCCGTGCATCGTGTCATCCACTACCGGAGGACCACACCGCAATGGCCAAGATGATCGCGTTCGACGAGGACGCCCGCCGAGGACTCGAGCGCGGCATGAACACCCTCGCCGATGCCGTCAAGGTGACCCTCGGCCCCAAGGGCCGCAACGTCGTGCTCGAAAAGAAGTGGGGCGCGCCGACGATCACCAACGATGGTGTTTCCATCGCGAAGGAGATCGAGCTCGAGGACCCGTGGGAGAAGATCGGGGCCGAGCTGGTCAAGGAAGTAGCGAAGAAGACCGACGACGTCGCCGGTGACGGCACCACCACCGCCACCGTGCTCGCCCAGGCCCTGGTTCGCGAGGGCCTGCGCAACGTGGCGGCCGGCGCCAACCCGATGTCGCTCAAGCGCGGCATCGAGAAGGCCGTCGAGGCCGTCGCCGAGGCGCTGCTGAAGACCGCCAAGGAGGTCGAGACCAAGGAGCAGATCGCGGCCACCGCGTCCATCTCCGCGGCCGACACCACCATCGGCGAGCTGATCGCCGAGGCGATGGACAAGGTCGGCAAGGAAGGTGTCATCACCGTCGAGGAGAGCAACACCCTCGGGCTCGAGCTTGAGCTGACCGAGGGCATGCGCTTCGACAAGGGCTACACCTCCGGCTACTTCGTCACCGACACCGAGCGTCAGGAAGCGGTCCTGGAGGACCCCTACATCCTGCTCTACGGCTCGAAGATCGCCTCGGTGAAGGACCTGCTCCCGCTGCTGGAGAAGGTCATGGGGACCGGCAAGCCGCTGGTCATCATCTCCGAGGACGTCGAGGGCGAGGCCCTGGCCACCCTGGTCGTCAACAAGATCCGCGGCACCTTCAAGTCCGTCGCCGTCAAGGCCCCGGGCTTCGGCGACCGCCGCAAGGCGATGCTGCAGGACATGGCCACCCTGACCGGCGGCCAGGTCATCAGCGAGGACGTCGGCCTCAAGCTCGACAACGCCGACATCTCGCTGCTGGGCAAGGCCCGCAAGGTGGTCGTCACCCGTGACGAGACCACCATCGTCGAGGGCGGCGGCGACGCCGACGCGATCCAGGGCCGGGTCAACCAGATCCGCGCCGAGATCGAGAAGAGCGACTCCGACTACGACCGCGAGAAGCTGCAGGAGCGCCTGGCCAAGCTGGCCGGCGGCGTTGCGGTCATCAAGGCGGGCGCGGCCACCGAGGTCGAGCTCAAGGAGCGCAAGCACCGCATCGAGGACGCCGTCCGCAATGCCAAGGCCGCCGTGGAAGAGGGCATCGTCGCCGGTGGCGGCGTCGCGCTGCTCCAGGCCGCCGAGACCGCCTTCGCGGGCCTCGGGCTTGAGGGCGACGAGGCGACCGGCGCGAACATCGTCCGCGTCGCGGTCGAGGCTCCGCTGAAGCAGATCGCCATCAACGCCGGCCTCGAGGGTGGCGTCGTGGTGGAGAAGGTCAAGGGCCTGAAGCCGGGCGAGGGTCTGGACGCCGCCACTGGCGAGTACAAGGACCTGATCAAGGCCGGCATCATCGACCCGGCCAAGGTCACCCGCTCCGCCCTGCAGAACGCCGCGTCCATCGCTGGTCTGTTCCTGACCACCGAGGCCGTCGTCGCCGAGAAGCCGGAAAAGAACGCCGCAGCCCCCGCCGCCCCCGGCGGCGGCGAAATGGACTTCTGATCCAGCCTCGCTAAGCAGTTGAACAACTGAACACCAGCAAGCCCCCGGTCCACCTGCACTGTGACCGGGGGCTTGCTTATGCCCAGGACAAGCTGACAGCCGGGGTGGCTTTTCAACACACCCCGAGCGGTTCCCCCATCCCCGTCAGCCTGGAGAGGACACACCACATCCCGGGCGCGCAGACCGCAACCTGCCGCCGCCCTAGCCTCTCAACCGCAACGGTCTGCGTGCCCGGGATGTGGTTTGGTATCGGAGGGCTGACGGGGATGGGGGAACCGTACGAGCACTGCTCTTCTTCTCTGCTCTTGTCTTTGACTTTCCCCCCCATCCTTTGATTTCTGCCCGTCCGGCGAGGACGCTCTTGATCTTGACTTTGGTTTTAGAGCAGAGATCAAGATCAAAAAAGGATGGCCTCGCTGGCCGGGCAGACCGCCGGAGGGGGTGGACAGATCAAGAACCGGGATGAGCAGGTTGCGGGGCGGGGTTTGTGTTGCCGGGGCCGGTTCCAGCGTGGCTCCGAGGGCTCGCGTGTTCTCCGCATGGCCTTCCGCAAGCCAACCACACCTCGCCGAGTGGCCCCCGTTGCGGATTCGTGGGCACGCGGCGGCAGGTTGCAGGGGCCACTCGGCGAGGTGTGGTCAGCAAGCTCCAGGCCATACGGAGAACACGCGAGAGCCCTCGTTGTGGGGTTTTCACCCCAACCCCCAACCCCCAACCCCACCCCTTGCCTGCCCCTCGCCTGACGGCGTCGTTCCCCCGCCCGAGTGGTCTTCCCTCTCCGTGTGACCTCAGCTACCCCCGCGCCACCCCCGCCCCGCCAGGATGACCACCGTCGTGATCACCTTCCCGAAGGAGCGCCTGTGCGGGGTCGTCGACTGCTCGCCATCTTCCTCACCGCCCTGCTCGCCAGCCTCACCGTTCTCCTGGGCGCCGCCTCCCCGGCCCTCGCCGACGCGCCGCTCGCCTGCGCGGGCACCTACCAGGGCGACAACCGCCTCGGCCCGGAAACCCTGCCCCGCGTCACCGAGCACCCCGTGGGCAGGCTGGTCGCCGGCTACCAACGGTTCGGGAAGCTCGACTCGGCCGGGTTCCTCGCCAAGTACTGGGATGCCGCCGCCACCAGTTGGAAGTACCCGCCGCAGGACGGGTTCCTGCTCCGCTCGGACGGCACCCCGATCAAGCGGGTGCACCGGCTGCTCCCCGGTTACAAGCTGGACCGCTTCGGCAGTGAGGGCGGGCAGTTCCTGGCGCCATTGGGTGCGCACTACAGCCAGCGGGCGTTGCCGCCGCAGAGTTTGTTCACCTTCGACGCCGCTCACCGGTGCAACTACCGCACCTACCAGGTGCTCAAGGAGTTCCAGGTGTGGCAGGGGACCATCGCGCCGTGGTTTGAGCAGCGGGGGCGGGGGAGCCAGATCAAGCTGGACCGGGCGCTGGTGCCGGGGGAGGGCTTCCTCAACGTGGCCTGGCTGGTCGACAAGGGATACCTCGCTCGCCGCTGAACGGTCGATCCGCAGAAGGTCTAGACCACGTTAGGCTGTCCGGCATGACGTTGCTGGAGGTCATCGCGCTGGACGCCCGGGACGCCGAGGCCGCGCAGGCGGGTGGGGCCGATCGGCTGGAGCTGGTCTCCGGGATGGACGCCGGGGGACTCACGCCCAGCGCGGCCACCGTGCGCTCGGTGCTCGCGGCCACCGACCTGCCGGTGCGGGTCATGCTGCGGGACGCCGCCGGGTACGCGCCCGCCGATCTGGACCGGCTGCGCCGGGACGCGGCGGAAC contains:
- the moeA gene encoding molybdopterin molybdotransferase MoeA, which translates into the protein MVEVEAHKARVCSLLGTTPVERRGLADCLDLVLAEELLSPVALPPFDNSAMDGYAVHSGELAGASPEAPVELLVAEDIPAGRTDELSLLGGTAHRIMTGAPVPTGADAVVQVEWTDGGMPRVRVHREVKAGMNIRRGGEDVLAGTRVLAAGSVLGAAELGLAAAVGVSALPVFRPPRVLVLSTGSELVEPGRALRHGEIYESNGIMLATAVRQAGGQPELLRFVPDDVDAFHAALAPHLSTVDLVLTSGGVSAGAYEVVKDALSGHGVEFTKVAMQPGMPQGAGWYRGVPVVSLPGNPVSALVSFEVFLRPALLAARGAVDTERPRLTARLVEGLRAPAGRRQFRRGRYDATTGLVAMAGGPGSHLLSAMAQANCLIDVPEEVTELAAGDPVTVLLTR
- a CDS encoding TIGR00266 family protein → MQVRTRHTPYFGVARLLLAPGEVVLAEPGRMVATSYGMAIDARAQGGFLKSLTRAALGTEGPAVALYTAPAQGGWVDLAPSLPGDLHVLELDGKTGWCLSRTAWLAAPATVQFDPEWPGLQALFGGEGGFLTHVLGQGPLVLAACGALDVVTLKAGELVTMDPGHVLAYADTVQVRLRAATHNGSQSIRTGEGLVFDFAGPGEVLAQSRDPRGLASWLRAAATVSRG
- a CDS encoding cold-shock protein, which produces MALGTVKWFNAEKGYGFIATDGGADVFVHYSAIQMDGYRSLNEGDRVEFEVKAGRDGRQQAEEVRKAT
- a CDS encoding protein kinase domain-containing protein, which produces MSEDLTGRRLGHYRIDGVIGRGGMSTMYRATDVRLGRKVALKVIADHLTVDAEFRERFVDEARNTSAIDHSHVVPLYDFGETDGFLYIAMRFVDGADLASLIKDGPIAPVRALTLLQQVAEALDNLHGKGLVHLDIKPANVLVTTRESSGEHVYLADFGLTRRGATGHRTRGGDFLGSPTYAAPEHLRGEPVDPRTDAYSLACVLFACLTGRPPYQGKVPEVIQGHLATEVPAVTGLVVLPPAIDAVVRRGMSKDPAKRFANCRELISAARGALAAVAQQSTPPQVRAPGSVPQQATPTGAHQALRPPTGPVPVQQQPAHPPTGPNPVQPPPAYAVPQPGYRPPGQPAEPVRLRPPMAVAPTAFGNSSSREVGGRWLIPVLAVAALIVVVVVIVLAVA
- the groL gene encoding chaperonin GroEL (60 kDa chaperone family; promotes refolding of misfolded polypeptides especially under stressful conditions; forms two stacked rings of heptamers to form a barrel-shaped 14mer; ends can be capped by GroES; misfolded proteins enter the barrel where they are refolded when GroES binds), producing MAKMIAFDEDARRGLERGMNTLADAVKVTLGPKGRNVVLEKKWGAPTITNDGVSIAKEIELEDPWEKIGAELVKEVAKKTDDVAGDGTTTATVLAQALVREGLRNVAAGANPMSLKRGIEKAVEAVAEALLKTAKEVETKEQIAATASISAADTTIGELIAEAMDKVGKEGVITVEESNTLGLELELTEGMRFDKGYTSGYFVTDTERQEAVLEDPYILLYGSKIASVKDLLPLLEKVMGTGKPLVIISEDVEGEALATLVVNKIRGTFKSVAVKAPGFGDRRKAMLQDMATLTGGQVISEDVGLKLDNADISLLGKARKVVVTRDETTIVEGGGDADAIQGRVNQIRAEIEKSDSDYDREKLQERLAKLAGGVAVIKAGAATEVELKERKHRIEDAVRNAKAAVEEGIVAGGGVALLQAAETAFAGLGLEGDEATGANIVRVAVEAPLKQIAINAGLEGGVVVEKVKGLKPGEGLDAATGEYKDLIKAGIIDPAKVTRSALQNAASIAGLFLTTEAVVAEKPEKNAAAPAAPGGGEMDF
- a CDS encoding TNT domain-containing protein — encoded protein: MRGRRLLAIFLTALLASLTVLLGAASPALADAPLACAGTYQGDNRLGPETLPRVTEHPVGRLVAGYQRFGKLDSAGFLAKYWDAAATSWKYPPQDGFLLRSDGTPIKRVHRLLPGYKLDRFGSEGGQFLAPLGAHYSQRALPPQSLFTFDAAHRCNYRTYQVLKEFQVWQGTIAPWFEQRGRGSQIKLDRALVPGEGFLNVAWLVDKGYLARR